A window from Megalops cyprinoides isolate fMegCyp1 chromosome 8, fMegCyp1.pri, whole genome shotgun sequence encodes these proteins:
- the LOC118782373 gene encoding galanin receptor type 1-like — MLLSRNDSFIWTDSLLETNHTTDESYGGPEVVIVPVIFGFIFLLGMIGNTLVMIVIGRIKSRRSRSTTNTFILNLSIADLSFLLFCVPFQATIYSLPEWVFGAFLCKFVHYFVMVSMLVSIFTLVAMSVDRYIAVVHAKKSPCIRNKKNAVIGVCVIWVLSFVFAIPVAQHQRLTTHQEAPNSSFCWEEWSENVPKRIYKVTILIVGYLLPLVLITCCYAKVLCHLHKKIKNMSKKSERSKKKTAQTVLLVVAAFLICWMPHHIIAMWVEFGSFPLNDASFAFRIISHCLAYGNSCVNPILYAFLSENFRKACQQVFTCRFFLPPPPVEKVVRIRMENFSTTHSTTNM, encoded by the exons ATGCTGCTGTCTagaaatgattcatttatttggacTGATAGTCTGCTGGAGACGAATCACACCACAGATGAGAGTTATGGTGGTCCGGAGGTAGTGATTGTCCCTGTAATTTTTGGATTTATATTTCTATTGGGTATGATAGGAAACACATTGGTGATGATTGTTATTGGGAGGATCAAGTCCAGGCGCTCCAGAAGTACCACGAACACTTTTATACTGAACCTCAGTATAGCGGATTtgtctttccttcttttttgcGTCCCTTTCCAAGCCACCATTTATTCCTTACCGGAATGGGTGTTTGGCGCCTTTCTGTGTAAGTTTGTGCACTACTTCGTGATGGTTAGTATGCTTGTGAGCATCTTCACGCTCGTTGCCATGTCAGTGGACCGGTACATCGCCGTGGTGCACGCAAAGAAGTCCCCCTGCATTCGCAATAAGAAGAACGCCGTCATTGGGGTTTGTGTTATATGGGTTCTGTCATTTGTCTTTGCAATCCCAGTGGCTCAACACCAGAGACTAACTACCCACCAAGAAGCTCCAAACAGCTCCTTTTGCTGGGAGGAATGGTCCGAAAACGTGCCCAAACGCATATACAAAGTGACAATTTTAATAGTTGGGTATTTGTTACCTTTGGTTTTGATTACATGCTGTTATGCAAAG GTGTTGTGCCATCtccataaaaaaatcaagaacatGTCCAAGAAATCTGAACGTTCAAAGAAAAAG ACAGCTCAGACAGTGCTGCTGGTGGTGGCCGCCTTCCTGATCTGCTGGATGCCCCATCACATCATCGCCATGTGGGTGGAGTTTGGTAGCTTCCCCCTGAATGACGCCTCCTTTGCTTTTCGCATCATCTCACATTGCCTGGCCTATGGAAACTCCTGTGTCAACCCCATCCTTTATGCTTTCCTGTCTGAGAACTTCCGCAAGGCCTGCCAGCAAGTGTTCACCTGCCGTTTCTTCCTCCCGCCTCCCCCGGTGGAGAAAGTGGTTCGCATCCGTATGGAGAACTTTTCCACCACTCATTCTACCACCAACATGTGA